The DNA segment CATACCTTTGTCAAAGGTTTAAAGTCTGGAACTGGCTACGCCTATCGAATTGATGGCCATCAAGATTTACACCAAGCAGGAAATCGTTTCAACAAAAATAAAATCCTGTTAGATCCTTACTCTAAATCAAACGCCACTGTCCTGTGGAATCGCATTGATGCTTTAGGTTCCAAAGATAATCTCACTACATCAATGCGTAGTGTAGTGCTAGATATATCAGATTATGATTGGGAAGATGATCGTCCTCTGAATCGGCCAATGAGTGATACCATAATTTATGAATTACATATTGGCGGATTTACTAGATCACCTTCTTCTAACTGCCAACATAAAGGAACTTATTCTGGAATTATTGAGAAAATTCCTTACCTAAAAAAATTAGGCATAACAGCTGTTGAACTTTTGCCAATATTCGACTTTGACGAAACAGAAGTTTTGCGAGAAGTTGATGGTAAACCATTGAAAGATTATTGGGGATACAACCCCCATAGCTTTTTTGCCCCTGAAGTTTCTTATTGTTACGCTCCTAAGAAAAAAAGCCCGATTAACGAATTTCGCGATATGGTCAAGGCATTACACAAAGAAGGCATTGAGGTCATCTTAGATGTAGTTTTTAACCATACCAGTGAAGGAAACCACCAGGGACCAACTATTAATTTTAAAGGTATTGGAAATAGTACCTACTATCATCTCGTACCCTGGGATAGACAATATTACATGGACTATTCTGGCTGCGGAAATACATTCAACTGCAATCACCCAATTGCGGAAAAGTTAATTGTAGAGTGCCTGGAATTTTGGGTGAAAGAAATGCATGTTGATGGCTTCCGGTTTGATGAAGGATCTATCTTATCCCGTGGACAGGATGGAGTACCTATGAGCCATCCCCCGGCAATTTGGCACATTGAAACGTCAGCAGCTTTAGCTGAAACCAAAATTATTGCTGAGGCTTGGGATGCTGGTGGACTTTACATGATTGGCTACTTTCCCGGATATCGTTGGGCAGAATGGAACGGGCATTTCCGAGATGATATTCGCAGATTTATCAAAGGAGATCCAGGATTGGTTGGGGCGATCGCTGCACGCATAGCTGGTAGTGCTGATATTTATCAAGATACTGGGCATTTACCGATTAACAGCATTAATTTCATTACTTGCCATGATGGGTTTACCCTCAATGATTTGGTTTCATATAACGATAAACACAATGAAGCTAATGGTGAGAACAATCAAGATGGTATCAATGAAAACTTAAGCTGGAACTGTGGTGTTGAAGGAGAGACAGACGACCTAAAAATTGATGCATTACGGCAACAACAGATTAAAAACTTTGCAGCTATTCTCTTGCTTTCTCAGGGTGTTCCCATGATAGTAGCAGGCGATGAAATCAGACGTACTCAAAAGGGCAACAATAACGCCTACTGCCAAGACAACGAGATTAGTTGGTTTGATTGGAATCTTGTCGAGAAGAACGCAGATATATTCAGATTCTTCAAGCTGATGATTGAGTTCCGTAATTGCTATTGTAATCCAGCTTTACATCGTAGTCATTTCTTTAACGGCGAAGTTAATGAACGTGGTTTAGCAGATATCTCTTGGCATGGTTGTAAGTTGTATAGTCCTGGTTGGCACGATCCTGACAGTAGAGTGCTTGCATATACTTTGGGCGGCTTTGAGGGACACGCAGATATTCACATTATGCTAAATATGTACTGGGAAGACCTAGAATTTGAAATTCCTCTTCTTCAAGATAGGAGATGGTATAAAGTTGTAGATACTGCTGAACCTTCCCCTGCGGATATTGTGGAAAAAGGGAATGAGCCAATGGTATCTGGTGATGTATACCATGTGAAAAATCGTAGTATTGTGGTACTAATTTCTCAATAATTTTAACTTAGCAATCTACAAGTTAAAACTATTTCAGATTCCATCGGGACATTCAACAATCTTTACTAAATATTTGCCCAAGTTTGGTAAATAGCTAATTTTACAGAATTGCTATTACTCGCGGACTAAATTTGACACCTCTTCTATCGCTTCGGGAGATTATCTACTTTTTTGTCGCAACCAGAAACGTTTACAATTATCTGTTGCCATAGAACAAAATATCAACTATAGATAATTGTGTCTTACTTTTACCAAAGTGTACTAGAAGAGGTTTATTAACTTCACCTCTAGAAGGAGATGTAATGAATAACATAGATTTTTCTTTTTCAGATATGATCGCTGGGTACGTCACTGATTTTGACCCTAAGCAAAATACTTTTGGTACATTTGGTCTGAGAACATCAGATGACAGAAAGTATAAAATTACTTTAACTGCAACCACCTATAGTCAACTGGTACGCAATTTAGAAGAACCTTATTATGATTGCACCAGTCAAATGTCTACCATGCTTGTGCCAAATCGGTATCTATTTGTATATGGTATTTTCTATTTTGAAGCTGATGAGTATAAATTTGAAGCCAAACACATAGTTTTCCTAGGGAGGAAAGACAATGAGTATTTATTTGAAAAACAAGACT comes from the Nodularia sp. NIES-3585 genome and includes:
- the glgX gene encoding glycogen debranching protein GlgX; this encodes MTATTPFTFQTELATEKYPAEAGRTHPLGSTLCKDGVNFSIFAENATSVELLLFAQPNDLEPIQIIQLDPKINKTFHFWHTFVKGLKSGTGYAYRIDGHQDLHQAGNRFNKNKILLDPYSKSNATVLWNRIDALGSKDNLTTSMRSVVLDISDYDWEDDRPLNRPMSDTIIYELHIGGFTRSPSSNCQHKGTYSGIIEKIPYLKKLGITAVELLPIFDFDETEVLREVDGKPLKDYWGYNPHSFFAPEVSYCYAPKKKSPINEFRDMVKALHKEGIEVILDVVFNHTSEGNHQGPTINFKGIGNSTYYHLVPWDRQYYMDYSGCGNTFNCNHPIAEKLIVECLEFWVKEMHVDGFRFDEGSILSRGQDGVPMSHPPAIWHIETSAALAETKIIAEAWDAGGLYMIGYFPGYRWAEWNGHFRDDIRRFIKGDPGLVGAIAARIAGSADIYQDTGHLPINSINFITCHDGFTLNDLVSYNDKHNEANGENNQDGINENLSWNCGVEGETDDLKIDALRQQQIKNFAAILLLSQGVPMIVAGDEIRRTQKGNNNAYCQDNEISWFDWNLVEKNADIFRFFKLMIEFRNCYCNPALHRSHFFNGEVNERGLADISWHGCKLYSPGWHDPDSRVLAYTLGGFEGHADIHIMLNMYWEDLEFEIPLLQDRRWYKVVDTAEPSPADIVEKGNEPMVSGDVYHVKNRSIVVLISQ